Genomic window (Helianthus annuus cultivar XRQ/B chromosome 3, HanXRQr2.0-SUNRISE, whole genome shotgun sequence):
cgtagtaaaccgttggaatttgaagttaatgaccgcgttatgttaaagatttcaccctggaagggtgtggtgcgttttgggaaacgcggcaaactaaaccctcgttatgtgggaccgttcaaaattctagaacgaattggaaaggtggcctacaggttggaattaccggctgagttgggtaatgtccatgatgtatttcacgtatcgcagctaaagaagtgtttggttgatgaaacactagtagtaccatttcaagagttgaagatagacgacaaattgcagtttgtcgaagaaccaattgagattatggatcgggaagttaaagttcgtaaacacagccgtacaccgattgtgagagttcgttggaactcaagacgtggtccagagttcacatgggaacgcgaggaccagatgaaacttaagtatccacatttgtttcccgaagaccagtcaaaacctagCGAACCTAGTGTTGGTGCAactagcgaatttcgggacgaaattcccattcaagttggggaggatgtgacaccccaggaaaaccagcgaacgatgtaacctacctagctttaacttatatagcttacgttagtgagtgcgtaccaaatttcgggacgaaatttccttttagttggggatactgtgacaactcgtattttgaacctAACCTAGTATAACTCGCTTGAACCTTATGTGAATATTTGAACTGATTGTGTGAACttgaatgttatgtgattatgattTTTGTGACATTGTGCATCGGATATAAACGGACCAAACTCCAACCCACTTGCCTACACAACCCATTCGGTCCATgcggttggactcgagaccttggGGACGGCCCAAGTAGGGGTCGGCCCACCTTTCTTAAACATGTAAACACTATGGGGGGTTTTGTTCTCTCATTGTTAcaacaacacaaacacacacaaaccctaaagaactctctccctctcgttttCCCTTGGAACCCAACGGCAACACATCAACATCGAAGTTCTTAGGATCTCGGCTCATATCGCGATCTAGTTAATCACTTCACACTCTCGGTTAGTATATCACTATTGCTTGGTTCATGATTTTTTTAGTGTTCTCGGTTAGCATATCACACCTTCGGATGTTACATGATGATTATACTAGATGGTTATGTTCTTGTGAATAGAATTGAATATTGATCATATAACCTAATGaatttgttatataacatgctCACAGATTGGTTATACACAtgactaggttgcatgctagtgtAGAATCGGCTAGTTTGATGAACCGATAGTATGATTAGTTGATGATGAATTAACTGTTCTTGATAATGATATGAATACGAATGAAACTGTTTGAAATCGTgtttgatctgattgtgaaactgccgAATATGTTAGCTGATATCACAGAAATCatgtgcatgaaatcaggaaagtgATTACAAATTTGTTAGACttaacacggttgcgagtcgaaaccgtgattgcgagtcccgttgcgactcgagaccacacaaaccgcacgagccgagaccacggttgcgagtcaggatgcgactcgaaaccggaccatgacaagccgaaaccccagttgcgagtcccgttgcgactcgtaacctcctttggttgcgactcgaaatctcaacACCAATATGACTCGAAACTtccttcgttgcgactcgagacctccggTCTCGACTCGAGGCCCTTATTACACGCACACTTTgttattgggcctgcacactattacgagcccaactgattgggctgaacacttggacaaTGCTTGTTACGTAACTGTTTACGCTGATACCTATACGATGATGAATACTTGTACAACCTGTTataatacgtgtagaacctgagtgcaatacttgaatacgaatatgattggtatgataactttggtaggacgtggttgatcgctttttaacttaattgaactgtgtgtatcataccgagcaatcccaggtgagttcattgcattttctcaagcatgcgtcccggtggtttgggacaactggtaaacattggacgggaaacatagggtaaacaacttaatcggttttggttattgcctggagggcaatgggggtaattagttgatagcgctattaggtactaattatctgggtttcactatggttgtttagaggcacactcctcggttacgtaagggcggtttccctagggtaactaactgaacaacatagtgggttgctaagaggcacactcctcggttacgtaagggcgtcgtccctagggtaatctaacttgagcaacatcgtaacgcctcattgaatcgtattaacatatatctggtaacacaacccatgtacaaaccttgaactcaccagcgtagtctgacacacttgtctgcatgcttgtaggtcattaacacttggaacatggacttgctatctgggagtgctggagtggtcatggatcgaggctcttggatttatTTACATTGGAAACTTTGATTTTaagtattatgaaacaattgctaaacgatttattaaatgcttccgctacaccatactttgggatttgatattatattttatttaagtatttactattggttcaatgtgattggtggctcgaactctgatgcgtaacacgcctcgcgggatttccgcaagtgggattttgggggtgttacacgtaccgtttcgaccggaaccgtttcgagctgaaccgtttcgacgcgaaccgtttcgacccgtaccgtttcgagccgaaccgtttcgacccgtaccgtttcgaagccgaaccgtttcgagctgaaccgtttcgaaccgaaccgtttcgacccgtaccgtttcgaagccgaaccgtttcaagccgtaccgtttcgaaccgaaccgtttcgagctgaaccgtttcgaaccgaaccgtgccgtatcgaaccgaaccgtttcaagctgtaCCGTTTCCGacgcgaaccgtgccgtatcgaaccgaaacggttcggcttcgaaacggtacggcttcgaaacggttcgggtcgaaacggtacggttcgatacggttcagctcgaaacggttcggttcgatacggcacggttcggtttgaaatggttcagctcgaaacggttcggttcgaaacggcacggttcggttcgaaacggtacggcttgaaacggttcggcttcgaaacggtgcgggtcgaaacggttcggttcgaaacggttcagctcgaaacggttcggcttcgaaacggtacgggtcgaaacggttcggctcgaaacggttcgggtcgaaacggtacggacggttctgctcgaaacggttcgggttcgaaacagtttgcgccgaaacggattttttggattttttagaatttttattattttttagaattttttggaatttgtttggttttttggaattttttggaatttactattttttttgttttaatgttttagagtttacacttaagtccagtgtttctaaaactgatgcaaaccgtccctgaattagttagttaactcaaagttaacaaaataaatggatggagttaagttagtggactgaaatggttacgaaaattaaactaatggactgaaatcgcaatttttaaactaatggactgaaaccgttatttttcacaaaactcagagacgaaaacagtaattaactcttttttagatGATGTATGATTTATATGAGAGAGAAGAGTGTACTCTCTCATGCTTTGCTTTAGATACAAGCGTATAAAGCACAAACAAATTAAACAACGCTTTATGAATTCCATTGAAAGCCGTACGACAAATGATAAAGGATTGAACCATAGATTCATTTTGTGTTTTCCGCCCTTGATATTCATTTAGTTTTTGCTACTGATATTGATTTTTATGTTTTTCGGTTGATGTAAAATTGTTTTGGATATCTTTTGATCATATCACGATTTTATTAAGTTTTGGGTTTTCTTTTCCGGTTGTTAGACTAAGTGCACAACCGTGTCAATAGCATATGGGTATTGGGTACCATGACGAGCCAAAGCGATACCAACAGGACTCCCATCGCAACACACGACATGTCCCATGACATCATCTCCAGGGTGCCCGTTCTTGGATGGTTGTCTttaatttatgaaaaaaaataccGTAACTGTCAAaagaaacttgattttttttattaagatgGCTTCAAATGTCATTTTAGTGACCTTTGATAATCAAATTATTTATGATAATAAATTAATTATTTcgtgttatataaataaaaaagtgATTCTTTATAATATTCTactacaaaaaataaaaatcagATTGTTTTGACTATATTGATTTAATGGAAAGTCAAGAAAGTTTcactttaattatttttttaggATAATTGTTGCTATAAGAACCATCATTTTTTACATTCCCTcttccaaaaacaaaattttaatatttcaaaataaataaaatactaagTTTTGTTTcgaaaataaaaaggaaaattggtatttaataaaccaacctttgcccagttggtaaataataatccaacctacataattggtatataataatcctacctatcaatgtactcaatgaacctccgttagttttttttaactgaagttagtttttaagttttatttattacacaaacagtccctgtagttataagttactagttttaagttttatttattacacaaacagtccctgtagttataaaaaaaatcataaaaatcataaaaattctaaaaaaatcaaaaaaatcttataaaatcaaaaatattataaaaaatcaaaaaaattctaaaaaatcaaaaaaattctaaaaaatcaaaaaaaattctaaaaaatcaaaaaaatcgaTTTATAAAATTAACGTGTTTCGCTTTACGGaaattttacgaaaaacgggcagagtttcctctgtttttggacgaccccgacaacacaagttgtcgataTAATATTCAAAACTCAACAATCAATGAAGCATTAAATATCTATACGATTTATATACGATTTATACaaaactaaaatgaaacttaaactAATAAACTCTTACCAGAACCGAGACGACTACGTGACCCAAACTGACCCGACTAGACCCGAAACCAAGTAAACCCAAATCAATTGTAACAAACCGGACCTGAATCGAACCCCATCACCACCGCCAATTGCCGCCTACCCACCACCATCTAACCCCATCACCACCGCCAATTGTTGCCGCCACCATTACAAACTGATCTGAGCGATTCAAAGCCACCATCACAAACAGATCTGCCGCCAATTGCCGACTACGTGACCAAACTGAGGGTTGGGGATGGTTTTATAAAtcgatttttttgattttttagaatttttatgattttttataatttttttgattttttataatttttttgattttataagatttttttgatttttttagaatttttatgattttttttataactacagggactgtttgtgtaataaataaaacttaaaccTAGTAACttataactacagggactgtttgtgtaataaataaaacttaaaaactaacttctgTTAAAAAACTAAAGGAAGATTAATAAATATCAGTTTTGACGGTAAAGAAAAGTCAAATTATTTAAGTTGCAATTAGGTTTGCATAAATTGTAATCCGGTTTCCATGATGCACTAATGCCTCAGTTTTCTTTCATGAATCTTTTGTTAAACTAGAATTACGAGCCGCCGCATtacggcggggattctttagttataattaagtcgatttaggacgcacacgttatgttgaacctgtcaaacgggaaaaaatagacgatgtaaaaacgttcacccacacacgcatgttgcgtcgtgttaactcgcaaaatttagaacgaaacgtaaaaacgttaaaccaaagacgcacgttgcgatgtgttaagtcacaaaatttagaacgaagcataaagcgaaaaatttgtagaaaatgaaaattataaaggaccaaagttgaaagtaaaaaaagttgtgaggatagatttgtaaaagataaaaagttttgtgttaaaagtaaaaaaaaaacaaataattttgggttaaaagtaatttatgaaatacttttgggtgaatagtaaaaaaatcaagttttttttttttttttttttttttttttttttttttttttttgtaaaaccccAAAGcgaaggttacaacaaccatatgcataaccattttttctttggaaaaccctcaaagccaagattacaacacataagtaaaaaaaattaaagtggttaaattgcaaaagatggaaacttttgaattagaaataAAAAATCAAGTTAatgaaaggggttaaattgtataagatgggAGCTTttaaattagaagtgaaaaatcaaattaatcaaaggggttaaattaccaaagattaaaactttaaactcaaattgtcaaagattaaaactttaggattaaaaggaaaacaaagattaaaactttaaacttaacttgCCAAAGCTTGAAACTTTagggttagaaatgaaaaatccaatttttttttggaaaactccCCAAGCCAATTTTACAACTACAATATGTATAAAGTTGTTGGTTATTAATAAGGTTTTAATTTGTGTCTAAATGTTAGTTGGACACCATGTTAACGCCTAGACATGTAAATTGTCAATGTATTCcacatttttctattttttaatatGAGAATATATCAATGTTGAGTTTTGTTGTGTACATATTGAGTGGATTGCTTTGCTATAGTGTTGTAGACAGATTAAATATAAGAAAATAATATTTTGCATAAGCTTAATAATTTCACATCTCATATCGTGATACTAAATAGATTCTTATGGTGTAGTGTTGTAAACCAAGGATAAAGTATAAGAAAAAAATATTCTACGTAAGCTTAATAATTTCACATCTCATATCGGGATATTAAACACATCCATAATCAACgtcccgctgcaacgcgcgggttcaCGTGAACTcgttaaaagaaaaaaagaaattaaaaagagagGCGGTTCTCTTCCTTTGCCCAAATCTTATTTAACCTACCGTCATCCCATTCATCATCGCCTTTTTCTTTCTTCCTGAATCATCTCTTTGATCTTCTTCGCAATTCAGATCTGATGACAATGAAGCGCCAAGACGTGAAAAACACTACAAACGATGAAGAACAACAACTGGTCAAGAAGCAGAAAGTAGTTGAAACATCTTCATGTCCATACCTTGATACAGTTAATCGCCAGGTTTTGGATTTCGACTTCGAAAAGTGTTGTTCGGTCTCTCTATCAAATCTTAACGTGTATGCATGTTTAGTATGCGGTAAATATTTCCAAGGCAGAGGTCACAAGTCGCATGCATACACTCACAGCCTTGAAGCCGGGCACCATGTCTTCATCAATCTCCGGTCAGAAAAGGTATACTGCCTACCCGATGGTTACGAAATCATCGACCCTTCATTGGACGATATCCGAGGTGTTCTTAATCCAAGGTTTAACACAGACCTAGTTCTACAACTTGATAAAAACCCTCAATGGTCAAGGGCGATTGATGGGTCTCAATATTATCTTCCTGGAATAGTGGGGATTAATAACATTAAGGAGACTGATTTTGTTAATGTTGTTATTCAGTCTTTAATGCGAGTGACTCCGTTTAGAAACTTTTTTCTTATTCCTGAGAATTACAAGGACTGTAAATCGATACTGGTTCATCGGTTTGGTGAGCTCACGAGGAAGATATGGCATGCGAAGAACTTTAAAGGACATGTTAGTCCTCATGAGTTTTTGCAAGCGGTTATGAAGGCCAGTAGTTTGCGGTTTCGTATAGGTGTGCAG
Coding sequences:
- the LOC110928241 gene encoding U4/U6.U5 tri-snRNP-associated protein 2-like, giving the protein MTMKRQDVKNTTNDEEQQLVKKQKVVETSSCPYLDTVNRQVLDFDFEKCCSVSLSNLNVYACLVCGKYFQGRGHKSHAYTHSLEAGHHVFINLRSEKVYCLPDGYEIIDPSLDDIRGVLNPRFNTDLVLQLDKNPQWSRAIDGSQYYLPGIVGINNIKETDFVNVVIQSLMRVTPFRNFFLIPENYKDCKSILVHRFGELTRKIWHAKNFKGHVSPHEFLQAVMKASSLRFRIGVQSDPVEFMSWLLNTFNADLKSNSRIRNNNIVHHCFQGELEVVKDGADASRMPFLMLGLDLPAPPLCNDMIPQVSLFNIFKKFDGETVMEVARVRYRVTRLPRYLILHMRRFTKNDFFVEKNPTIVNFPLKNLELKDYIPLPTSNKYDLVANIVHNGKPGDGSYRVFVQCKSEEVWYEMQDLHVAETLPEMVGVSEAYMQIYEKQQ